A window from Pseudomonas sp. MRSN 12121 encodes these proteins:
- the ppsA gene encoding phosphoenolpyruvate synthase, with product MVEYVVSLDKLGVHDVEHVGGKNASLGEMISNLAGAGVSVPGGFATTAQAYRDFLELSGLNDQIHAALDALDVDDVNALAKTGAQIRQWIMEAEFPERLNTEIRAAFAEMSQGNPNMAVAVRSSATAEDLPDASFAGQQETFLNIRGVDNVIRAAKEVFASLFNDRAISYRVHQGFDHKLVALSAGVQRMVRSETGTAGVMFTLDTESGFRDVVFITGAYGLGETVVQGAVNPDEFYVHKNTLQAGRPAILRRNLGSKAIKMIYGEEAKAGRSVKTVDVDPADRARFCLTDAEVSELAKQAMIIEKHYKCPMDIEWAKDGDDGKLYIVQARPETVKSRTQANVMERYLLKETGTVLVEGRAIGQRIGAGKVRIIKDVSEMDKVQVGDVLVSDMTDPDWEPVMKRASAIVTNRGGRTCHAAIIARELGIPAVVGCGNATQLLKDGQGVTVSCAEGDTGFIFEGELGFDVKKNSVDAMPELPFKIMMNVGNPDRAFDFAQLPNAGVGLARLEFIINRMIGVHPKALLNYAGLPLDIKESVDKRIAGYHDPVGFYVDKLVEGISTLAAAFWPKKVIVRLSDFKSNEYANLIGGKLYEPEEENPMLGFRGASRYISESFRDCFELECRALKRVRNDMGLTNVEIMVPFVRTLGEASQVVDLLAENGLKRGDNGLRVIMMCELPSNAILAEEFLEYFDGFSIGSNDLTQLTLGLDRDSGIIAHLFDERNPAVKKLLANAIAACNKAGKYIGICGQGPSDHPDLAKWLMEQGIESVSLNPDSVLETWFFLAEGQGAV from the coding sequence TTGGTAGAGTACGTAGTTTCCCTCGATAAGCTCGGCGTCCATGATGTAGAGCATGTGGGGGGCAAGAACGCATCCCTGGGCGAGATGATCAGTAACCTCGCAGGTGCCGGCGTATCGGTGCCTGGGGGCTTTGCCACGACGGCTCAGGCCTATCGTGATTTTCTCGAGTTGAGCGGTCTGAACGACCAGATCCACGCTGCCCTCGACGCCCTGGACGTCGATGACGTGAACGCCCTGGCCAAGACCGGCGCGCAGATCCGCCAATGGATCATGGAAGCCGAGTTCCCCGAGCGTCTGAACACCGAAATTCGTGCCGCGTTCGCCGAAATGTCCCAGGGCAACCCGAACATGGCCGTTGCCGTACGCTCCTCGGCCACCGCCGAAGACTTGCCGGATGCCTCCTTCGCCGGCCAGCAGGAAACCTTCCTCAATATCCGTGGCGTCGACAACGTCATTCGCGCCGCCAAGGAAGTCTTCGCTTCCCTGTTCAACGATCGCGCCATTTCCTACCGCGTGCACCAGGGTTTCGACCACAAGCTGGTCGCCCTGTCCGCTGGCGTGCAGCGCATGGTCCGTTCGGAAACCGGCACCGCCGGCGTGATGTTCACCCTCGACACCGAGTCGGGCTTCCGTGACGTGGTCTTCATCACTGGCGCCTACGGCCTGGGTGAAACCGTGGTCCAGGGCGCCGTGAACCCGGACGAGTTCTACGTCCACAAGAACACCTTGCAAGCCGGTCGCCCGGCCATCCTGCGCCGCAACCTGGGCAGCAAGGCGATCAAGATGATCTACGGCGAAGAGGCGAAGGCCGGTCGCTCGGTCAAGACCGTCGACGTCGACCCGGCCGATCGCGCGCGTTTCTGCCTGACCGACGCCGAGGTCAGCGAGCTGGCCAAGCAGGCCATGATCATCGAGAAGCACTACAAGTGCCCGATGGACATCGAATGGGCCAAGGACGGCGACGACGGCAAGCTGTACATCGTCCAGGCCCGTCCGGAAACCGTGAAGAGCCGCACCCAGGCCAACGTCATGGAGCGCTACCTGCTGAAAGAAACCGGCACCGTGCTGGTGGAAGGCCGTGCCATCGGCCAGCGCATCGGTGCCGGCAAGGTGCGGATCATCAAGGACGTGTCGGAGATGGATAAGGTCCAGGTCGGCGACGTACTGGTGTCCGACATGACCGATCCGGACTGGGAACCGGTGATGAAGCGCGCCAGCGCCATCGTGACCAACCGCGGCGGTCGTACCTGCCACGCCGCGATCATCGCCCGCGAGCTGGGAATTCCGGCCGTGGTCGGTTGCGGCAATGCCACCCAGCTGTTGAAAGACGGCCAGGGCGTGACGGTCTCCTGTGCCGAAGGCGACACCGGCTTCATCTTCGAAGGCGAACTGGGCTTCGACGTGAAGAAGAACTCCGTCGATGCCATGCCTGAGCTGCCGTTCAAGATCATGATGAACGTCGGCAACCCGGACCGCGCCTTCGACTTCGCCCAGCTGCCGAACGCCGGCGTGGGCCTGGCCCGCCTGGAATTCATCATCAACCGCATGATCGGCGTGCACCCCAAGGCCCTGCTGAACTACGCCGGCCTGCCGCTGGACATCAAGGAAAGCGTGGACAAGCGCATCGCTGGCTACCACGACCCGGTCGGCTTCTATGTCGACAAGCTGGTCGAAGGCATCAGCACCCTGGCCGCGGCGTTCTGGCCGAAGAAGGTCATCGTGCGCTTGTCGGACTTCAAGTCCAACGAGTACGCCAACCTGATCGGCGGCAAACTCTACGAGCCTGAAGAAGAAAACCCGATGCTGGGTTTCCGCGGCGCTTCGCGTTACATCAGCGAATCCTTCCGCGACTGCTTCGAGCTCGAGTGCCGCGCCCTCAAGCGTGTGCGCAACGACATGGGCCTGACCAACGTCGAAATCATGGTGCCGTTCGTCCGCACCCTGGGCGAAGCCAGCCAGGTGGTCGACCTGCTGGCCGAAAACGGCCTCAAGCGCGGTGACAACGGCCTGCGCGTGATCATGATGTGCGAGCTGCCTTCCAACGCGATCCTGGCCGAAGAGTTCCTCGAATACTTCGACGGCTTCTCCATCGGCTCCAACGACCTGACCCAGTTGACCCTGGGCCTGGATCGCGACTCGGGCATCATCGCGCACCTGTTCGACGAGCGTAATCCGGCGGTCAAGAAGCTGCTGGCCAATGCCATCGCCGCGTGCAACAAGGCCGGCAAATACATCGGTATCTGCGGCCAGGGGCCATCCGACCACCCGGACCTGGCCAAGTGGCTGATGGAGCAGGGGATCGAAAGCGTCTCGCTGAACCCGGACTCCGTGCTGGAAACCTGGTTCTTCCTGGCCGAGGGCCAGGGCGCGGTCTGA
- a CDS encoding alpha/beta fold hydrolase, protein MQSSSNLFPVALISAERRGDLSEDVYRLKPGNSPDATVELAVTRLGMADKAESCGVPVILLHGSFSNRRFWYSPKGIGLGAYLARQGFDVWIPEMRGHGLSRRNADYRKNRVADYAQYDLPAIGAFVREQSGQIPHWIGHSLGGITLAAALGGQYLGEPAVASVALFGSQVSRTYWPLKIPAVEWGGRFILKRFAQLSGSRLKRGPEDEPIGLALESLRWYGLFGRFGDGKKDWWAGLSDVSMPVLAVSATGDHQDPAWACRKLLEQIGSEHKQFVCLGREQGFSSNFGHVEMLVSKAAQAEVWPVVARWLQDPQSALLAPSAELAAAS, encoded by the coding sequence ATGCAAAGCAGCAGCAACTTATTTCCCGTCGCCTTGATCAGTGCCGAACGTCGGGGCGACCTGAGCGAGGATGTCTATCGCCTCAAGCCCGGCAACAGCCCGGACGCCACGGTCGAACTGGCTGTCACCCGCCTGGGGATGGCGGACAAGGCCGAATCCTGCGGTGTTCCGGTGATCCTGCTGCACGGCAGTTTCTCCAACCGGCGTTTCTGGTATTCGCCCAAGGGCATCGGCCTGGGGGCTTATCTGGCGCGTCAGGGGTTCGATGTATGGATCCCCGAGATGCGTGGCCACGGCCTGTCGCGACGCAATGCCGACTATCGCAAGAACCGTGTGGCGGACTACGCGCAATACGATCTGCCCGCCATCGGCGCTTTTGTGCGTGAGCAAAGCGGGCAGATTCCACACTGGATCGGCCATTCCCTGGGTGGTATCACCCTGGCCGCGGCCTTGGGCGGGCAATACCTGGGGGAGCCCGCGGTGGCGTCGGTGGCCCTGTTCGGTTCGCAAGTCAGCCGCACCTATTGGCCGCTGAAAATCCCGGCGGTGGAGTGGGGCGGTCGGTTCATCCTCAAGCGTTTTGCCCAGCTTTCCGGTTCGCGCCTCAAGCGCGGCCCCGAGGACGAGCCCATTGGCCTGGCGCTGGAGAGCCTGCGCTGGTACGGGCTGTTCGGACGTTTTGGCGATGGCAAGAAAGACTGGTGGGCCGGTTTGTCGGATGTGTCGATGCCGGTACTGGCGGTGAGCGCCACCGGTGACCATCAGGACCCTGCCTGGGCTTGTCGCAAGCTGCTCGAGCAGATCGGCTCCGAGCACAAGCAGTTTGTCTGCCTGGGACGCGAACAAGGATTCAGCAGCAATTTCGGCCATGTCGAGATGCTGGTCAGCAAAGCCGCCCAGGCCGAAGTCTGGCCTGTGGTCGCGCGGTGGTTGCAGGATCCACAAAGCGCGTTGCTGGCGCCAAGTGCCGAACTGGCTGCCGCGAGTTGA
- the rraA gene encoding ribonuclease E activity regulator RraA, whose product MNHYLTPDLCDAYPELVQVLEPMFSNFGGRDSFGGEIVTIKCFEDNSLVKEQVELKGHGKVLVVDGGGSLRRALLGDMLAEKAAKNGWEGLVIYGCIRDVDVIAQTDLGVQALASHPMKTDKRGIGDLNVAVTFAGVTFRPGEYVYADNNGVIVSPSPLKMPE is encoded by the coding sequence ATGAATCATTACCTCACGCCAGACCTGTGCGATGCCTATCCGGAACTGGTGCAGGTGCTTGAACCGATGTTCAGCAATTTCGGTGGCCGCGATTCCTTCGGCGGCGAAATCGTGACCATCAAATGCTTCGAAGACAACTCGCTGGTCAAGGAACAGGTCGAGCTCAAGGGCCATGGCAAGGTGCTGGTGGTCGACGGTGGCGGTTCCCTGCGTCGCGCGTTGCTGGGCGATATGCTGGCCGAAAAGGCGGCGAAGAACGGTTGGGAAGGGCTGGTGATCTACGGCTGCATTCGTGACGTCGATGTGATCGCGCAAACCGACCTGGGTGTCCAGGCGCTGGCCAGCCACCCGATGAAGACCGACAAGCGCGGTATTGGCGATCTCAACGTAGCGGTGACTTTCGCCGGGGTGACATTCCGTCCGGGCGAGTATGTCTACGCCGACAACAATGGCGTGATCGTTTCGCCAAGCCCGTTGAAAATGCCTGAATAA
- a CDS encoding zinc transporter ZntB codes for MFEEDNAQWGLVHALVLDGKGGARAIARTELDDLRLQPQESLWLHWDRSHPQTQTWLRRSSGLSGFSCDLLLEENTRPRLLALPDCEFLLFLRGINLNPGAEPEDMVSVRIFGSAQRVISLRLRPLRATDELLVQLAEGKGPKNASELILYMAEYLTHKVQDLVSDLSEVVDAEEEKLDADERYTPEHSNILQIRRRAAGLKRFLAPQRDIFGQLSRIRLPWFADDDGDYWNELNNSLTRYLEELELTRERVGLVLEAEDRRLSVRMNRIMFRFGIITGIFLPMSFLAGLLGINVGGIPLSNSPYGFLVACLLMALVALGQWWLFRRLRWV; via the coding sequence ATGTTCGAGGAAGACAACGCGCAATGGGGGCTGGTACATGCCCTGGTGTTGGACGGTAAAGGTGGTGCGCGTGCGATTGCCCGAACTGAACTGGACGACCTGCGGCTGCAACCCCAAGAAAGCCTTTGGCTGCATTGGGATCGCAGCCATCCGCAGACCCAGACCTGGCTGCGCCGATCCAGCGGCCTGAGTGGCTTCAGCTGTGACCTTCTACTCGAGGAAAACACCCGGCCGCGCTTGCTGGCGCTGCCGGATTGCGAGTTCCTGCTGTTTTTGCGGGGCATCAACCTCAACCCCGGTGCCGAACCGGAAGACATGGTTTCGGTGCGCATTTTCGGCTCTGCCCAACGGGTGATCTCCCTGCGCTTGCGGCCATTGCGTGCGACCGACGAGTTGCTGGTGCAGTTGGCTGAAGGCAAGGGACCGAAAAATGCCTCCGAACTCATCCTTTATATGGCCGAGTACCTGACCCATAAAGTGCAGGATCTGGTCAGCGACCTCTCTGAAGTGGTCGATGCCGAGGAAGAAAAGCTGGATGCCGACGAACGGTATACCCCCGAGCACAGCAATATCCTGCAGATCCGCCGGAGGGCTGCCGGGCTCAAGCGTTTCCTCGCTCCGCAGCGGGATATTTTCGGGCAGCTCAGCCGTATCAGGCTGCCTTGGTTCGCCGATGACGATGGCGATTACTGGAACGAATTGAACAACAGCCTGACCCGTTACCTGGAAGAGCTCGAATTGACCCGGGAGCGCGTGGGGCTTGTGCTGGAGGCCGAAGACCGGCGCTTGAGCGTGCGCATGAATCGCATCATGTTCCGCTTCGGGATCATCACCGGAATCTTCTTGCCGATGAGTTTTCTGGCCGGATTGCTGGGGATCAACGTAGGAGGCATTCCGCTTTCCAACAGCCCCTACGGATTTCTGGTCGCCTGCCTGCTGATGGCGCTGGTCGCGCTGGGGCAATGGTGGTTATTCCGACGTTTGCGCTGGGTCTGA
- a CDS encoding mechanosensitive ion channel family protein yields MELDLWTQSLVTAMTALWTKVANFIPNLFGALVVLLLGFVVAKLLDTLLSKLLAKLGLDRLMGGTGLTKLLSRAGLQVPISTLIGKIVYWFVLLIFLVSAAESLGLERVSATLDMLALYVPKVFGAALVLLVGVLLAQLANGLVRGAAEGVGLDYASGLGRIAQGLVIIISISVAISQLEVKTDLLNHVIVIVLITVGLAVALAMGLGSRDIAGQILAGIYVRELYQVGQQVRVGEVEGQIEEIGTVKTTLLTDEGELVSLSNRILLEQHVSSR; encoded by the coding sequence ATGGAACTTGATCTCTGGACTCAGAGCCTCGTCACTGCGATGACCGCCTTGTGGACCAAGGTCGCGAACTTCATTCCCAACCTGTTTGGCGCGCTGGTCGTGCTGTTGTTGGGGTTCGTGGTCGCCAAGCTGCTGGATACCCTGCTTTCGAAATTGCTCGCCAAGCTGGGCCTCGACCGCCTGATGGGTGGCACCGGCCTGACTAAACTGCTGTCCCGTGCGGGTTTGCAGGTGCCGATCTCTACCTTGATCGGTAAAATCGTGTATTGGTTCGTTCTGCTGATTTTTCTGGTTTCTGCTGCAGAATCTCTTGGTCTTGAGCGAGTTTCGGCTACGCTCGACATGTTGGCGTTGTACGTACCGAAGGTTTTCGGTGCTGCGCTGGTGCTGTTGGTGGGGGTATTGCTGGCGCAACTGGCCAATGGGTTGGTGCGCGGAGCGGCCGAAGGGGTCGGTCTGGATTACGCCAGTGGCCTGGGGCGAATCGCCCAGGGGTTGGTGATCATCATCAGTATTTCCGTTGCGATCAGTCAGTTGGAGGTCAAGACCGACCTGCTCAACCATGTGATCGTGATCGTTTTGATTACCGTTGGTCTGGCTGTTGCCTTGGCCATGGGGCTGGGAAGCCGGGATATTGCTGGTCAGATTCTTGCGGGAATCTATGTGCGTGAGTTGTACCAGGTTGGGCAACAAGTGCGAGTTGGCGAGGTCGAAGGGCAGATCGAGGAGATCGGCACGGTTAAAACTACATTGCTGACCGACGAGGGTGAGCTAGTCTCCCTCTCCAATCGGATCCTGCTGGAGCAGCATGTAAGTAGCCGCTAA
- the sigX gene encoding RNA polymerase sigma factor SigX, producing the protein MNKAQSLSTRYDPRELSDEELVARSHTELFHVTRAYEELMRRYQRTLFNVCARYLGNDRDADDVCQEVMLKVLYGLKNFEGKSKFKTWLYSITYNECITQYRKERRKRRLMDALSLDPLEEASEEKAPKPEEKGGLDRWLVHVNPIDREILVLRFVAELEFQEIADIMHMGLSATKMRYKRALDKLREKFAGIAET; encoded by the coding sequence TTGAATAAAGCCCAATCGCTATCCACGCGCTATGACCCCCGTGAGCTCTCTGACGAGGAGTTGGTTGCGCGTTCGCACACGGAGCTGTTTCACGTAACGCGTGCGTATGAAGAGTTGATGCGACGCTATCAGCGAACCCTCTTCAACGTTTGTGCGCGTTATTTGGGGAACGATCGTGACGCGGACGATGTCTGTCAGGAGGTGATGTTGAAGGTGCTGTATGGCCTGAAGAACTTCGAGGGGAAATCGAAGTTCAAGACATGGCTCTATAGCATCACGTACAACGAATGCATCACTCAGTACCGGAAAGAACGGCGAAAGCGTCGGTTGATGGATGCGTTAAGTCTTGATCCCCTTGAGGAAGCGTCTGAAGAAAAGGCGCCGAAACCTGAGGAGAAGGGCGGGCTTGACCGCTGGTTGGTGCATGTGAACCCGATTGATCGGGAAATTCTGGTGCTACGTTTTGTCGCAGAGCTGGAATTTCAGGAGATCGCAGACATCATGCACATGGGGTTGAGTGCTACGAAAATGCGGTACAAGCGTGCGCTTGATAAATTGCGTGAGAAATTTGCAGGCATTGCTGAAACTTAG
- a CDS encoding OmpA family protein — protein sequence MKLKNTLGIAIGSIVAVTSFGVLAQGQGAVEGELFYKKQYNDSVKHIEDGFNPGARIGYFLTDDLSLDLNYDKTNHTRSNDGTGNQKIKGDTGSLLATYHFGQAGVDSLRPYVSGGFGHQSRTNVQADGHSGRDQSTLAIVGTGVKYYFTDNLFARAGVEADYAMDNGKWDYSALVGLGVNFGGNAGKVAPAPAPVPEPTPEPEAPVAEVVRVELDVKFDFDKSVVKPNSYADIKNLADFMKQYPQTTTVVEGHTDSVGPDAYNQKLSERRANAVKQVLTSQYGVESSRVQSVGYGESRPVADNATEAGRAVNRRVEAQVEAQAQQAQ from the coding sequence ATGAAACTGAAAAACACCTTGGGCATTGCCATTGGTTCTATTGTTGCCGTGACTTCGTTCGGCGTTCTGGCGCAAGGCCAAGGCGCGGTCGAGGGTGAACTGTTTTACAAAAAACAGTACAACGACAGCGTTAAGCACATCGAAGACGGCTTCAACCCAGGCGCCCGCATCGGCTACTTCCTGACCGATGACCTGTCGTTGGACCTGAACTACGACAAAACCAACCACACCCGTTCGAACGACGGCACTGGCAACCAGAAGATCAAGGGTGACACCGGCAGCCTGCTGGCTACCTACCACTTCGGTCAGGCTGGCGTAGACTCCCTGCGTCCATACGTTTCGGGTGGTTTCGGTCACCAGAGCCGTACCAACGTACAGGCTGACGGCCACAGCGGTCGCGACCAGTCGACCCTGGCTATCGTTGGTACCGGTGTTAAGTACTACTTCACCGACAACCTGTTCGCTCGTGCCGGCGTTGAAGCCGACTACGCAATGGACAACGGCAAGTGGGACTACTCCGCTCTGGTTGGTCTGGGTGTGAACTTCGGCGGCAACGCTGGCAAGGTCGCTCCAGCTCCTGCTCCAGTTCCGGAGCCAACTCCAGAGCCAGAAGCTCCGGTTGCTGAAGTTGTTCGCGTTGAGCTGGACGTCAAGTTCGACTTCGACAAGTCGGTCGTGAAGCCTAACAGCTACGCTGACATCAAGAACCTGGCTGACTTCATGAAGCAGTACCCACAGACCACCACCGTTGTTGAAGGTCACACTGACTCCGTCGGTCCTGACGCTTACAACCAGAAACTGTCTGAGCGTCGTGCAAACGCCGTTAAGCAAGTTCTGACCAGCCAGTACGGTGTTGAGTCGAGCCGCGTTCAATCCGTCGGCTACGGTGAGTCCCGCCCAGTTGCTGACAACGCAACTGAAGCTGGCCGCGCTGTAAACCGTCGCGTAGAAGCGCAGGTTGAAGCACAAGCTCAACAAGCTCAGTAA
- the cobA gene encoding uroporphyrinogen-III C-methyltransferase produces the protein MSTKVWLVGAGPGDPELLTLKAVRALGGADVVLIDDLVNPAVLEHCPQARVIAVGKRGGCRSTPQAFIHRLMLRYARQDKCVVRLKGGDPCIFGRGGEEAQWLQERGIDVELVNGITAGLAGATQCGIPLTLRGIARGVTLITAHTQDDSSLNWQALAQSGTTLVIYMGVAKLAEIREQLVAGGLAPQTPVAMIENASLPEQRLCRSTLDTLRDDAQAFGLKSPAILVVGEVAAYGAQLAALCGTAKSA, from the coding sequence ATGAGCACAAAAGTCTGGCTGGTGGGCGCGGGCCCTGGCGATCCTGAACTGCTGACCCTCAAGGCCGTGCGAGCCCTGGGCGGTGCCGACGTGGTGCTGATCGACGACCTGGTGAATCCGGCGGTGCTGGAACACTGCCCGCAGGCGCGGGTCATTGCCGTAGGCAAACGCGGAGGCTGTCGCTCGACGCCCCAGGCGTTCATTCACCGGCTGATGCTGCGCTACGCCCGGCAAGACAAGTGCGTGGTGCGCCTCAAGGGCGGTGATCCGTGCATCTTTGGCCGCGGCGGCGAGGAAGCGCAGTGGCTGCAGGAAAGGGGAATCGACGTGGAATTGGTGAATGGCATCACCGCCGGCTTGGCCGGAGCGACTCAATGCGGCATCCCGCTGACCCTGCGCGGTATCGCCCGTGGCGTCACCCTGATCACCGCCCATACCCAGGATGACAGCAGCCTGAACTGGCAGGCCCTGGCGCAAAGCGGCACGACGCTGGTGATTTACATGGGGGTGGCCAAACTGGCGGAAATCCGTGAACAGCTGGTCGCCGGAGGGCTGGCGCCGCAAACACCGGTGGCCATGATCGAGAACGCGTCCCTGCCCGAGCAGCGGCTATGCCGAAGCACCCTGGACACCCTGCGCGATGATGCCCAGGCCTTCGGACTCAAAAGCCCGGCCATCCTGGTCGTTGGCGAAGTCGCTGCGTATGGCGCACAACTGGCTGCGCTTTGCGGGACGGCCAAGTCGGCCTGA
- a CDS encoding nitrate reductase, with translation MKSQTTASTCCYCGVGCGVLIEHDGERILGVTGDPSHPANHGKLCSKGSTLHLTGDLAARALYPELRLGKALARARTDWDSALEHAANVFAETIAEHGPDSVAFYISGQLLTEDYYAFNKLARALVGTNNIDSNSRLCMSSAVVGYKRSLGADAPPCSYEDIELSDCVMIVGSNMAYAHPVLFRRLEQAKRLRPQMKVIVIDPRRTDTCELADLHLAILPGTDVALFHGILHLLLWQDWIDRDFIAAHTEGFAELKDLVHDYSPHRVAQLCGISVAQLRQCAEWVGTSPSFLSLWCMGLNQSSAGSAKNSALINLHLATGQIGRPGAGPFSLTGQPNAMGGRETGSLSNLLPGHRDAANAQHRAEVAAYWGVEQLPANPGLSAIELFEQLRGGKIKALWIACTNPAQSLPDQNAVREALLACPFVVLQEAFRTTETAAFADLLLPAASWGEKEGSVTNSERRISHVRRAVAAPGEARADWAITLDFARRLERRLRPGRPSLFALDTPAQVFEEYKWLTRGRDLDLCGISHALIDRLGPQQWPLPAGAGQGTPRLYVDGRFPTASGRAHFISDPYRAAKEQRDARFPLTLITGRLRDQWHGMSRTGTAAQLFGHVSEAVLGLHPDELRHQNLKPGDLVSLKSRRGSVIVAVTDDDSVRPGQAFLPMHWGDRFLKGGINAVTQPAFDPLSKQPELKHSGVRLEPVHLPWQLFVLIEGNVQQHFEALRPLCESFAYVSLSLAGRDRPALLLRAANPEPAAPQLIEDIDQLLGLSAGPVLAYDDPRRAIGKRVRLDQGRITAIRLAGETLAQHWLRNLWLEGEADEQLRRWLLAPISTPPAAVGLIATTGKTLCNCKNVSQSAVCAGISRGLDLDGLKQELGCGTQCGSCVPEIKRLLATSAQPVAIPL, from the coding sequence ATGAAAAGCCAGACGACCGCCTCGACCTGCTGCTACTGCGGCGTTGGCTGTGGCGTGCTGATCGAGCACGACGGCGAACGCATTCTTGGCGTGACCGGCGACCCGAGCCACCCGGCCAACCACGGCAAACTGTGCAGCAAGGGCTCCACCCTGCACCTGACCGGCGACCTCGCCGCACGCGCCCTGTACCCGGAGCTGCGCCTGGGCAAGGCCCTGGCCCGCGCCCGCACGGATTGGGACAGCGCCCTGGAACATGCGGCCAACGTGTTCGCCGAGACCATCGCCGAGCACGGCCCGGACAGCGTGGCCTTCTACATCTCCGGGCAACTGCTCACCGAGGATTACTACGCCTTCAACAAGCTGGCCCGGGCCCTGGTGGGCACCAACAATATCGACAGCAATTCGCGGCTGTGCATGTCCTCGGCGGTGGTCGGCTACAAGCGCAGCCTGGGCGCCGACGCACCGCCCTGCAGCTACGAAGACATCGAGCTGAGCGACTGCGTGATGATCGTCGGCAGCAACATGGCCTATGCCCACCCGGTGCTGTTCCGGCGCCTGGAGCAGGCCAAGCGCCTGCGGCCACAGATGAAAGTGATCGTCATCGACCCGCGGCGCACCGACACCTGCGAACTGGCCGACCTGCACCTGGCGATCCTGCCCGGCACCGACGTCGCGCTGTTCCACGGCATCCTGCACCTGCTGCTGTGGCAGGACTGGATCGATCGCGATTTCATCGCGGCCCATACCGAGGGTTTCGCCGAACTCAAGGACCTGGTCCACGACTACAGCCCGCACAGGGTCGCGCAACTGTGCGGCATCAGCGTCGCGCAGTTGCGCCAGTGCGCCGAATGGGTCGGCACCTCGCCGAGCTTCCTGTCGCTGTGGTGCATGGGGCTGAACCAGTCCAGCGCCGGCAGCGCAAAGAACAGCGCGCTGATCAACCTGCACCTGGCCACCGGACAGATCGGCCGCCCAGGGGCCGGCCCCTTCTCCCTCACCGGCCAGCCGAATGCCATGGGTGGCCGGGAAACCGGGAGCCTGTCGAACCTGCTGCCGGGGCATCGCGACGCGGCCAATGCGCAACACCGGGCCGAAGTCGCGGCCTATTGGGGAGTCGAGCAGTTGCCGGCCAACCCCGGCCTGAGCGCCATCGAACTGTTCGAGCAATTGCGCGGCGGCAAGATCAAGGCGCTGTGGATCGCCTGCACCAACCCGGCGCAATCGCTGCCCGACCAGAACGCCGTGCGCGAGGCGTTGCTGGCCTGCCCGTTCGTGGTCCTGCAAGAGGCCTTCCGCACCACCGAGACCGCGGCGTTCGCCGACCTGCTGCTGCCCGCCGCCAGCTGGGGCGAGAAGGAAGGCAGCGTGACCAACTCGGAACGGCGCATCTCCCATGTGCGCCGCGCCGTGGCCGCCCCCGGCGAAGCACGGGCGGACTGGGCCATTACCCTGGACTTCGCCCGACGCCTGGAACGACGCCTGCGTCCGGGCCGGCCGAGCCTGTTCGCCCTGGATACGCCGGCACAGGTGTTCGAAGAGTACAAATGGCTGACCCGCGGTCGCGACCTGGACCTGTGCGGCATCAGTCACGCGCTGATCGACCGGTTGGGCCCACAGCAATGGCCTCTCCCCGCCGGTGCCGGGCAAGGAACACCACGGCTGTACGTTGACGGCCGCTTTCCGACCGCCAGCGGGCGGGCGCATTTCATCAGCGACCCGTACCGGGCGGCCAAGGAACAGCGGGACGCGCGATTCCCCCTGACCCTGATCACCGGCCGCCTGCGCGATCAATGGCACGGCATGAGCCGCACCGGCACCGCGGCCCAGCTGTTCGGACATGTGAGCGAAGCGGTCCTGGGCCTGCATCCGGACGAACTGCGCCACCAGAACCTGAAACCCGGCGACCTGGTATCGCTGAAAAGCCGTCGCGGCAGCGTGATCGTCGCCGTGACCGACGACGACAGCGTACGCCCGGGCCAGGCTTTTCTGCCGATGCATTGGGGCGATCGTTTTCTCAAGGGCGGCATCAACGCCGTGACCCAACCGGCCTTCGACCCGTTGTCCAAGCAGCCGGAACTCAAGCACAGCGGTGTCCGCCTGGAACCGGTGCACCTGCCATGGCAGCTGTTCGTCCTGATCGAAGGCAACGTACAACAGCACTTCGAGGCCCTGCGCCCACTCTGCGAAAGCTTCGCCTATGTCAGCCTGAGCCTGGCCGGGCGCGATCGCCCGGCCCTGCTGCTGCGCGCGGCCAATCCCGAGCCTGCGGCACCACAATTGATCGAGGATATCGACCAGTTGCTGGGGCTCAGCGCAGGCCCGGTCCTGGCCTATGACGATCCCCGGCGCGCCATCGGCAAACGGGTACGCCTCGATCAGGGGCGAATCACCGCCATCCGCCTGGCCGGTGAAACCCTGGCCCAGCACTGGTTGCGGAACCTGTGGCTGGAAGGCGAGGCCGACGAGCAATTGCGGCGCTGGCTACTGGCGCCGATAAGCACTCCGCCGGCAGCGGTCGGGCTGATCGCCACGACCGGCAAGACCTTGTGCAACTGCAAGAACGTCAGCCAGAGCGCGGTCTGTGCCGGGATTTCCCGCGGCCTGGACCTGGACGGCCTGAAACAGGAACTGGGCTGTGGCACTCAATGCGGCTCCTGCGTCCCCGAAATAAAACGTCTGCTGGCCACCTCGGCACAGCCCGTCGCAATCCCTCTGTGA